A DNA window from Mytilus edulis chromosome 14, xbMytEdul2.2, whole genome shotgun sequence contains the following coding sequences:
- the LOC139502619 gene encoding uncharacterized protein has product MKNYRLACISFCHILRLIESASYTLPKENICECSTITVLLITFVVLIAGVAAYVRHLKRSHKKRIRTLMKKQVSGRGSENAQFVEIIDGIEMQPIIRDNTMKDEHVYVSSKTDSSTVSRCVNGACGNCVEFTEHDSNPDKTEINVYETDSNIRKKNIKVKYSPNKIKCHVDVNLCEKNTNLKYLPHNIETHFYENDGQENVNLKFLPDTAEVHFYENDSFENMRLMSSTDKKETNFYENDGQENVKLNFFPDITKNICNKNIEFYNAQDNSETNFYENDGQENDIPYSSPGKAEIHFYENDGDEHVLPSPATDTAEDAFYENVRAENVSHSSSTDKTETHYDETKVDEKLNSTCENNLTPSSPDNTDIHCAENYSEENVKLKYVEIDFTKADNDFHRSNIDLPQNDEEYINLSLKQ; this is encoded by the exons ATGAAGAATTATCGCCTAGCGTGTATATCATTCTGTCATATTTTACGTCTCATAGAGTCTG CCAGTTATACTTTACCAAAGGAGAATATTTGTGAATGTTCCACTATCACCGTATTGCTGATTACATTTGTGGTACTAATTGCTGGAGTGGCAGCATATGTTC gACATCTTAAGAGAAGCCACAAAAAGAG aatacgaactttaatgaaaaaacaGGTATCAGGGAGAGGTTCTGAAAATGCTCAATTTGTAGAAATAATTGACGGAatagaaatgcaacctataattCGAG ATAATACAATGAAAGACGAACATGTTTACGTATCTTCCAAAACAGATAGTTCAACTGTTTCTAGATGTGTGAATGGTGCTTGTGGAAATTGCGTTGAATTCACAGAACATGATTCCAATCCGgataaaacagaaattaatgTTTATGAAACTGACAGTAACAtcagaaagaaaaatataaaagtgaaatattcaccgaataaaataaaatgtcatgTTGATGTAAATCTTTGTGAAAAAAATACGAATCTGAAATACTTACCACATAATATAGAAACTCATTTTTATGAAAATGACGGTCAGGAAAATGTGAATCTGAAGTTTTTACCTGATACAGCAGAAGTTCATTTCTATGAAAATGACAGTTTTGAAAATATGCGACTTATGTCTTCTACGGATAAAAAAGAAActaatttttatgaaaatgacGGCCAAGAAAATGTGAAACTTAATTTTTTCCCggatattacaaaaaatatctgtaataaaaatatagaattcTACAACGCACAAGATAATTCAGAAActaatttttatgaaaatgacGGCCAAGAAAATGATATACCGTATTCCTCACCGGGTAAAGCAGAGAttcatttttatgaaaatgaCGGTGATGAACACGTTCTCCCTTCTCCTGCTACAGATACAGCCGAAGATGCATTTTATGAAAATGTCCGTGCAGAAAATGTGTCCCATTCTTCTTCTACAGATAAAACAGAAACTCATTATGACGAAACTAAAGTTGATGAGAAACTTAATTCTACCTGTGAAAATAATTTGACACCTAGTTCTCCAGATAATACAGATATTCATTGTGCAGAAAATTACAGTGAGGAAAATGTTAAACTGAAATATGTTGAGATTGATTTCACCAAAGCAGATAACGATTTTCACCGGTCAAATATTGATCTACCACAGAATGATGAAGAATACATAAACTTGTCATTAAAACAATAG